The following are encoded in a window of Halorarum salinum genomic DNA:
- a CDS encoding polysaccharide deacetylase family protein, with amino-acid sequence MTGTDADGSEGRGSAAGASDATDAAETDGGTAGRDGAPDATVAGAGGSGVAFTFDWYGEFLDRLRSHGYRFRGYHEPLESGDLVLRHDVDWSPRRALRTARMEAERGVEATYFFLLTSPFYNVQHKPNREIVSRLEELGHDVGLHFSTHQYWNDEPPEEDLVDRVRAEQRILAEVASDPVSAVSFHRPPEWIFRRSFRSFESTYEERFFTDVAYRGDSNQRWRDEPPLADGFPDRMQVLTHPGLWGEEDASFVERLSALEDSTLGRTRRFMEEQFVEKKYNIDEFCDFGEFEASGRVAVSRRQR; translated from the coding sequence GTGACGGGGACCGACGCGGACGGGTCGGAGGGCCGCGGCTCCGCGGCCGGTGCGTCCGACGCGACGGACGCCGCCGAAACCGACGGCGGCACGGCCGGGCGGGACGGCGCGCCCGACGCGACCGTCGCCGGCGCGGGCGGGTCCGGCGTGGCGTTCACGTTCGACTGGTACGGCGAGTTCCTCGACCGCCTGCGCTCGCACGGCTACCGCTTCCGGGGGTACCACGAGCCGCTGGAGTCCGGGGACCTCGTCCTCCGCCACGACGTGGACTGGTCGCCCCGGAGGGCGCTGCGGACCGCCCGGATGGAGGCCGAGCGTGGCGTCGAGGCGACGTACTTCTTCCTGCTCACCTCGCCGTTCTACAACGTCCAGCACAAGCCGAACCGCGAGATCGTCTCGCGGCTGGAGGAGCTGGGCCACGACGTGGGACTCCACTTCAGCACCCACCAGTACTGGAACGACGAGCCGCCGGAGGAGGATCTCGTCGACCGGGTCCGGGCCGAACAGCGCATCCTCGCCGAGGTCGCGAGCGACCCCGTGAGCGCCGTCTCGTTCCACCGCCCGCCCGAGTGGATCTTCCGCCGGTCGTTCCGGAGCTTCGAGAGCACCTACGAGGAGCGGTTCTTCACCGACGTCGCGTACCGGGGCGACTCCAACCAGCGATGGCGGGACGAGCCGCCGCTGGCGGACGGGTTCCCGGACCGGATGCAGGTGCTCACCCACCCCGGCCTCTGGGGCGAGGAGGACGCGAGCTTCGTCGAGCGGCTGTCGGCGCTCGAGGACTCCACGCTCGGTCGAACGCGCCGGTTCATGGAGGAGCAGTTCGTCGAGAAGAAGTACAACATCGACGAGTTCTGCGACTTCGGGGAGTTCGAGGCGTCCGGACGGGTCGCAGTCTCACGGCGGCAGCGGTAG
- a CDS encoding metal-dependent hydrolase, whose protein sequence is MWPWEHLAFGYVLYSAWAHLAWKRSPRSAEALALVLATQFPDLVDKPLSWGLGLFPQGYALGHSIVFSVPVVAVVAAASLRRDRPAVGVAFALGYASHLAGDVLSPALKGDGLGFDRLLWPFVSFEAYGADRGFVGRFSLYVGRYLHEVVQPEYLPLLLTYLGLLLAVAALWVFDGAPGVRSLFVALRARLSDA, encoded by the coding sequence ATGTGGCCCTGGGAGCACCTGGCGTTCGGCTACGTGCTCTACTCGGCGTGGGCCCACCTCGCGTGGAAGCGGTCGCCGCGAAGCGCCGAGGCGCTCGCGCTCGTGCTGGCGACGCAGTTCCCCGACCTGGTCGACAAGCCGCTCTCGTGGGGGCTCGGCCTCTTCCCGCAGGGCTACGCGCTCGGCCACTCGATCGTGTTCTCCGTGCCGGTCGTCGCGGTCGTCGCCGCGGCGAGCCTGCGCCGCGACCGGCCCGCCGTCGGGGTCGCGTTCGCGCTCGGCTACGCGAGCCACCTCGCCGGCGACGTCCTCAGCCCGGCGCTCAAGGGCGACGGACTCGGGTTCGACCGGCTCCTCTGGCCGTTCGTCTCCTTCGAGGCGTACGGCGCCGACCGCGGCTTCGTCGGCCGGTTCTCCCTGTACGTCGGTCGGTACCTCCACGAGGTCGTCCAGCCGGAGTACCTCCCGCTCCTCCTCACGTACCTCGGTCTGTTGCTCGCGGTGGCGGCGCTGTGGGTGTTCGACGGGGCGCCGGGCGTCCGGTCGCTGTTCGTCGCGCTGCGGGCCCGCCTGTCGGACGCCTGA
- a CDS encoding DapH/DapD/GlmU-related protein yields MTGDSRTRRPADGDRPADGGRATDGDRAPGGTGTGLDAGELASFLDAEVTGPGATVTGVGSLADAGPNDLAFCTYDDPDAVRASDAGVVVCGRSIPALRGRTLVRVERPKPAFVEAANEFFVDGVTETTVHPSAVVEPGATVGERCRIGANAYVADCVTIGDGCSIGPGTVLGETGFGFARTDDDSLSRQVHDGEVVLEDDVAVGANCSIDRAVFDETVVRRGAKLSGNVHLAHQVEVGEDVTVAFGSGFAGGATVGARTTVHPQVSVATDVVVGADAELGMNAAVLEDVPAGTTVVGSPARPLGDSA; encoded by the coding sequence ATGACGGGTGACTCACGCACGAGGCGGCCGGCGGACGGCGACAGACCCGCGGACGGTGGTCGGGCCACCGACGGCGACCGGGCCCCCGGCGGGACGGGAACCGGACTCGACGCGGGCGAACTCGCGTCGTTCCTCGACGCGGAGGTGACCGGGCCGGGGGCGACGGTGACCGGCGTCGGCTCCCTCGCGGACGCCGGGCCGAACGACCTCGCGTTCTGCACGTACGACGACCCGGACGCGGTCCGGGCGTCCGACGCGGGCGTCGTCGTGTGCGGGCGGTCGATCCCGGCGCTCCGGGGGCGGACGCTCGTCCGCGTCGAGCGCCCGAAGCCGGCGTTCGTCGAGGCCGCGAACGAGTTCTTCGTCGACGGGGTGACCGAGACGACGGTCCACCCGTCGGCGGTCGTCGAACCGGGCGCGACGGTCGGCGAGCGCTGTCGGATCGGCGCGAACGCCTACGTCGCCGACTGCGTCACGATCGGCGACGGCTGTTCGATCGGGCCGGGAACCGTCCTCGGGGAGACGGGGTTCGGGTTCGCCCGGACGGACGACGACTCCCTCTCCCGACAGGTACACGACGGCGAGGTCGTCCTGGAGGACGACGTCGCGGTCGGCGCCAACTGCTCGATCGACCGGGCGGTGTTCGACGAGACGGTCGTCCGTCGCGGCGCGAAGCTGAGCGGCAACGTCCACCTCGCCCACCAGGTCGAGGTCGGCGAGGACGTCACGGTCGCGTTCGGCTCCGGGTTCGCCGGGGGCGCCACCGTCGGCGCGCGGACCACCGTGCACCCGCAGGTGTCGGTCGCGACGGACGTCGTCGTCGGCGCCGACGCCGAACTCGGCATGAACGCCGCGGTGCTGGAGGACGTGCCCGCGGGGACGACCGTCGTCGGGTCGCCCGCCCGCCCGCTGGGTGATTCGGCGTGA
- a CDS encoding DegT/DnrJ/EryC1/StrS family aminotransferase translates to MTGEASIADPELGDAAIDRVVDVLESGQLADGPEVRAFESEFADYCAADHAVATSNGTTALHAALEAVGVEPGSRVITTPFSFVATANAIRHAGGVPVFADVDPETYNLDPDGVEELLEGDEPVDAIVAVHLYGLPAPMDRLGELADAYDVPLVEDAAQAHGAEFDGTPVGAIGTVGTFSFYPTKNMTTGEGGMITTDDEEVAEAASRFVNHGRAAAGYEHVELGHNFRMTSMAAAIGRAQLGRLDGFVERRRENARILTDALAGSPCVTPAEPAYARHAYHQYTVRCGNRDGVKEALAERGVGSAVYYPTNIHDQPAYAGDFGRAPTAERIADEVLSLPVHPNVTPETAAHIGDVLADEVEVAHV, encoded by the coding sequence ATGACCGGGGAGGCGTCGATCGCCGACCCCGAACTCGGGGACGCGGCGATCGACCGCGTCGTCGACGTGCTCGAGTCCGGCCAGCTCGCGGACGGCCCCGAGGTGCGGGCGTTCGAGTCCGAGTTCGCCGACTACTGTGCGGCCGACCACGCGGTCGCGACGTCGAACGGGACGACGGCGCTCCACGCGGCGCTGGAGGCGGTCGGCGTCGAGCCGGGGAGCCGCGTGATCACGACCCCGTTCTCGTTCGTCGCGACGGCCAACGCCATCAGACACGCCGGCGGCGTTCCCGTGTTCGCCGACGTCGACCCCGAGACGTACAACCTCGACCCCGACGGCGTCGAGGAGCTCCTCGAGGGCGACGAGCCGGTGGACGCGATCGTCGCGGTCCACCTCTACGGGCTGCCCGCGCCGATGGACCGCCTCGGCGAACTCGCGGACGCGTACGACGTCCCGCTCGTCGAGGACGCCGCGCAGGCCCACGGGGCCGAGTTCGACGGGACGCCGGTCGGCGCCATCGGCACCGTCGGCACGTTCTCCTTCTACCCCACGAAGAACATGACCACGGGCGAGGGCGGGATGATCACGACCGACGACGAGGAGGTCGCGGAGGCCGCCTCCCGCTTCGTGAACCACGGCCGGGCGGCCGCGGGGTACGAGCACGTCGAACTCGGCCACAACTTCCGGATGACGAGCATGGCGGCCGCCATCGGCCGCGCGCAGCTCGGGCGGCTCGACGGGTTCGTCGAACGCCGCCGCGAGAACGCGCGGATCCTCACGGACGCGCTCGCGGGGAGTCCCTGCGTCACGCCGGCCGAACCGGCGTACGCGAGACACGCCTACCACCAGTACACCGTCCGCTGCGGGAACCGGGACGGGGTGAAGGAGGCGCTGGCCGAGCGGGGCGTCGGGAGCGCGGTCTACTACCCGACGAACATCCACGACCAGCCCGCCTACGCGGGCGACTTCGGCCGGGCGCCGACCGCCGAGCGAATCGCCGACGAGGTGCTCTCGCTGCCGGTCCACCCGAACGTCACCCCGGAAACGGCCGCGCACATCGGCGACGTGCTCGCCGACGAGGTGGAGGTGGCCCATGTCTGA
- a CDS encoding DUF1616 domain-containing protein, whose amino-acid sequence MNTRTSRWTTDLLVVLVLTAVASATVLVGPGGSPLRTAAVAPILLFLPGYALVAAIYPERRLRKENRAGDDGVVVPSGVIEEGLPPSVRVGLSVAASIAIVPAVVLALSVATGGIGARQTLLVLAPLTVALTLLAFVRRIRLPDDERMGVPPLTHLLGAAVSPFTVHDRNLSRSATFEATNARGLLLNLFLVAGVLVLVSSVGIAYVYPTEEEGFTELYLVTQSDDGEFDASGYPTEFTTGGDGEPLYVSIGNHEGEEQSYTVVAELQRVEETANGTTVTEEAELTRETRTVAPGETARIEHRPQPPFAGQRLRMQYLLYRGDAPQDPTRENAYRHVQLWVSVDGGGGS is encoded by the coding sequence ATGAACACGCGGACCAGCAGGTGGACCACCGACCTGCTCGTCGTCCTGGTGCTCACGGCGGTCGCCTCCGCGACCGTCCTCGTGGGCCCCGGCGGATCGCCCCTCAGAACAGCCGCAGTGGCGCCGATACTGCTGTTCCTCCCAGGGTACGCGCTCGTCGCCGCGATCTACCCCGAGCGCCGACTCCGGAAGGAGAATCGGGCGGGCGACGACGGGGTGGTCGTCCCCTCCGGGGTGATAGAGGAGGGGCTCCCGCCGTCCGTCCGGGTCGGGCTCTCGGTGGCCGCGAGCATCGCCATCGTCCCGGCCGTCGTGCTCGCGCTGTCGGTCGCGACCGGCGGCATCGGGGCACGGCAGACGCTGCTCGTCCTCGCGCCGCTCACGGTCGCGCTCACGCTGCTGGCGTTCGTCCGGCGGATCCGACTCCCGGACGACGAGCGGATGGGCGTCCCGCCGCTCACGCACCTGCTCGGGGCGGCGGTGAGCCCGTTCACCGTCCACGACCGGAACCTCTCGCGGTCGGCGACGTTCGAGGCGACGAACGCCCGGGGGCTCCTCCTCAACCTCTTTCTCGTCGCGGGCGTCCTCGTGCTCGTGAGCAGCGTCGGCATCGCGTACGTCTACCCGACGGAGGAGGAGGGGTTCACCGAGCTCTACCTGGTCACGCAGTCCGACGACGGCGAGTTCGACGCCAGCGGCTACCCCACCGAGTTCACGACGGGCGGTGACGGCGAGCCCCTGTACGTCTCGATCGGGAACCACGAGGGCGAGGAGCAGTCGTACACCGTCGTGGCGGAGCTCCAACGCGTCGAGGAGACGGCGAACGGGACGACCGTGACCGAGGAGGCGGAGCTCACGCGCGAGACCCGGACGGTCGCGCCCGGCGAGACCGCGCGGATCGAACACCGACCCCAGCCCCCGTTCGCCGGCCAGCGCCTCCGCATGCAGTACCTCCTCTACCGCGGCGACGCGCCCCAGGACCCGACGCGGGAGAACGCCTACCGGCACGTCCAGCTCTGGGTCTCCGTCGACGGCGGCGGAGGCAGCTAG